Below is a genomic region from Pseudochaenichthys georgianus unplaced genomic scaffold, fPseGeo1.2 scaffold_1592_arrow_ctg1, whole genome shotgun sequence.
ATATCTGTCACTATAGATTACTCACAGTTCTGCCGAGGAAGACAATATCTGTGGACTCATGGGCCTCCGCTCCTCCTTTCCAGTACAACTTTCTTACTTCATCAGATGTCAACGAGcaactgaggacacacacatttCACATTATATCTTTATAAAACAATTCGAGGCACACTTCCATCATATCAAATCAGTACTGAAGGTATGTGTACCTGACGTAGAACTCAGCACTAGGTCTGCCGGCGCTGGTGTGATTCAGAGCGACACCCATCAGGACCGGCTCTCCGAGGGAGCTCAGAGGAATATTCACCTGTGGACACACAAAAAGAGAAGTATGATATATTTCATCCTCGGTTTAGTTTGGTTCGTTTCATGCCACTTTGGACATacaaactttatttttattcaATTAGGTCAGCTCGAGTTTTATCAATGAAGTAACTAAACATTAACTTGACATGAAATCAGTTTACAGTGGACTCTGTTCCCACCTCGTCTCTGATCTCGGCGCACACAGACGAGAACAGCTCTGAGACGACGGGCCTCTGCTGCATCATGTCCACGCTGATCTGCTCCTCACACACCGCCTGGCAAAGCTGCTCACACACCACCTGAGGGGGGGAGGCAGCAGCAGTAAGAAAACATCACCATTACTGAACCGGACTACTAGGCACATGGCAGCTTCACCTGCAAAATATCCCTCAAGGAGACCAAACCAAAAAAAGAGACAAAACTACTAAGAGCAGCAACTCGACCAAAAACAGATACAAAATACTTTGTGgttctttttttactttttccaaagagacacaaaattaCCAAAAAGGGACCCTAAAAAGCCAAATAGACACAAAATGTCCACAGAAACGCAAAACCACCATAAAGACACAAAGCAACTATTAAGGGACACAGAAATACCACTAAAAGACACAAAATGACCATGCACGCATgttctgttaaacacctgaacttttgaaagcacatccataacattcatccgtTTGCAACTTACACATTATGTagctaatatatcatattccaattacttgtatatagactctcctTGCACTATTCTATTttaactattttatctgttttattgtgttgcactgttggaggaacctgtgacctaagattttccttgacatatctacactgtagctatgtacaaatgacaataaaagccttgaaacttgaaCCACAAAGAGACCCAAAACAACCTTTGTCTCATAATGTTCCCATCACCAACATATCTAAAAGACCCTGCACAGTATCTTCTTCACCTTCGGCTCTGGGTGCCCCCCGGGGATGTCCAGCAGTCCCCCGGCCTCCGCCACCTTCTGGCTCCTCCTGATCAGCACCACCTGTCTGTCGGCTGTACACAAGACCCCGCCCACGCCCAGAGGCTGAGCCAGCAGCGCCAGAGCATCCCCGAACTCCGCCTCTCCGCGCTGACGCAGCTCTGCCACCCGACACGACCAGTTGGTTCCCAGGTAGTCTTTGTAGCATGTGAGGCCGAGTCTCAGAGTGAGGAGGGGCTCGGGGTCATCTGCGTTTTTACTGAACGTGGAGGAAGCTGGTGACAGTGCACTGACACTATCTGCACTTTCTACCTGATTCACAGCTCTGCTCCTTCTGTCCAAACTGCTCTGAGCAGCGTCATGCAGTGAATGTGTGATACATGACTTCTCCATTCTCTGTCTGCTGTGTGGTGTATCACCCTGCTGCTCCTCGGCTCGGTCCGAGGAGGGGGTGTGGGGGGGAGGAGTGCAGGCTGGGTGAGAAACAGAGGAC
It encodes:
- the nudt22 gene encoding uridine diphosphate glucose pyrophosphatase NUDT22 translates to MTDSEVSLLLHCAAWRGLLQAQVQVELSERFNRQTDPAVDRHIEEVWTERVSKEPWLFNGSKFRLHSFCLSSSSVSHPACTPPPHTPSSDRAEEQQGDTPHSRQRMEKSCITHSLHDAAQSSLDRRSRAVNQVESADSVSALSPASSTFSKNADDPEPLLTLRLGLTCYKDYLGTNWSCRVAELRQRGEAEFGDALALLAQPLGVGGVLCTADRQVVLIRRSQKVAEAGGLLDIPGGHPEPKVVCEQLCQAVCEEQISVDMMQQRPVVSELFSSVCAEIRDEVNIPLSSLGEPVLMGVALNHTSAGRPSAEFYVSCSLTSDEVRKLYWKGGAEAHESTDIVFLGRTEVLQLDISSPLWAELCPSAKGAMLLYQTVRPDSARGQRQPDASEKRSR